In Nitrospirota bacterium, one genomic interval encodes:
- a CDS encoding XRE family transcriptional regulator, with translation MKKIKGIVARNASELAEVLGLTPAEGLEIKIRSDLNDKIIAVVQKKGLTHAQVAQLAGTSRTRITAIMNRNTMEISTDLMLRVIASLGIRAKIIFQKAA, from the coding sequence ATGAAAAAGATTAAAGGAATTGTGGCAAGGAATGCCTCTGAATTGGCAGAAGTGTTGGGCCTAACCCCTGCTGAAGGCCTTGAAATCAAAATTCGGAGCGACTTAAACGACAAAATTATTGCCGTTGTTCAGAAAAAAGGGTTAACCCATGCCCAGGTCGCACAACTTGCCGGCACTTCGAGAACTCGGATAACGGCTATTATGAATCGCAATACAATGGAGATTTCAACAGATTTAATGCTGAGGGTCATCGCATCGCTTGGGATTCGGGCAAAGATCATCTTTCAAAAAGCCGCATAA